In one Curtobacterium citreum genomic region, the following are encoded:
- a CDS encoding SGNH/GDSL hydrolase family protein, which translates to MGNFTDWFGRSYKGIIIGLLAVFAGTMVVLAMQHVNNSRPAAGATARPAPTFASSLPDKPRAVFFGDSYVEGTGASTPAKRWTTLVAQKEGWIEINLGQGGTGYVNGGPDQGQADQYASRIAKIKAARPDIVVIAGSQNDLLFPTDQVDSAIKDTLVQIRAAVPDAKIVVYGPVNPGEIKPATRTNDAATSAAAQAIGADYISSISPTSTYESPADYWTDGQHPSDSGHQHIADRFIEELPSDVPRGEPSASPTAG; encoded by the coding sequence ATGGGGAACTTCACGGACTGGTTCGGTCGCTCCTACAAGGGCATCATCATCGGGTTGCTGGCGGTGTTTGCCGGGACGATGGTCGTGCTCGCAATGCAGCACGTGAACAACTCCCGGCCCGCTGCCGGCGCGACCGCTCGGCCGGCGCCTACCTTCGCTAGCTCCCTGCCTGACAAGCCCCGAGCGGTCTTCTTCGGCGACTCCTACGTCGAAGGCACCGGAGCCTCAACACCCGCGAAGCGCTGGACCACGCTCGTAGCACAGAAGGAAGGCTGGATCGAGATCAACCTCGGCCAGGGCGGAACTGGCTACGTGAACGGCGGCCCCGATCAAGGTCAGGCTGACCAGTACGCCTCTCGCATCGCCAAGATCAAGGCCGCTCGACCGGACATCGTCGTGATCGCCGGGAGTCAGAACGACCTGCTGTTCCCGACCGACCAGGTCGACTCCGCAATCAAGGACACGCTCGTTCAGATCCGCGCTGCCGTTCCCGACGCGAAGATTGTCGTGTACGGCCCGGTCAACCCGGGAGAGATCAAGCCCGCCACCCGTACGAACGACGCTGCGACCAGCGCGGCTGCACAGGCGATCGGCGCGGATTACATTAGCTCGATCTCGCCTACGAGCACCTATGAGTCGCCGGCGGACTATTGGACGGACGGTCAGCACCCCTCCGACAGCGGGCACCAGCACATCGCCGACCGTTTCATCGAGGAACTCCCGTCGGACGTGCCGCGAGGAGAACCGTCAGCATCCCCAACCGCTGGTTGA
- a CDS encoding oligosaccharide repeat unit polymerase, whose translation MNNTSTTPSPLLGTITFIVLAGIVPLLIILSTPDNGYAAWVGALAMTIASAARFSWTISSRQRHLVEMIVCVFVYGFLGLAPLVQLRMRAEVGTTPGFVEDFATTTVLIILAGFASICFGSLLATIKAPDAAIRVRPVQHLHAPRVVLITLFAFAVAAFYVSRVGLASFGRPRLEFSARLGEVFPDDTTAALIVGFASMSMLVALVAQIMLFRQRRRAGSKAPLLLLAVTAVTLLLIVNPISSARYAVGTVYLAFLAAAGIWGTLRRYRTISVLTLGALFFLFPIASTFRNSLDAKVSLQNPLESLLSGDFDSFDQINNAVYFVAVRGITWGDQLLGVIFFWVPRSIWPDKAIDTGVLLAQFRGYSFQNLSAPLWAEFFINGGWPLLILGMILVGFGARRWDARLDAQILATGTPTLLGSIVPFYFLIMLRGSLLQAMASLGVILLLNWFLTFKSSAPATGKSPSGVSQRSLSRG comes from the coding sequence GTGAACAACACCAGCACGACGCCGAGCCCGCTGCTCGGCACGATCACCTTCATCGTGCTCGCCGGGATCGTCCCGCTCCTGATCATCCTGAGTACACCCGACAACGGGTACGCCGCCTGGGTCGGGGCGCTCGCCATGACCATCGCGAGTGCCGCCCGGTTCAGCTGGACCATCAGTAGCCGACAACGACACCTCGTCGAGATGATCGTCTGCGTGTTCGTCTACGGCTTCCTCGGACTTGCGCCTCTGGTGCAGCTCCGGATGCGTGCGGAGGTGGGAACCACCCCGGGATTTGTCGAAGACTTCGCTACGACGACGGTGCTCATCATCCTGGCCGGATTCGCCTCGATCTGCTTCGGCAGCTTGCTCGCAACGATCAAGGCGCCCGACGCAGCGATCCGCGTCCGACCAGTCCAGCACCTTCACGCACCACGCGTAGTCCTGATCACCCTCTTCGCCTTCGCCGTCGCCGCCTTCTACGTCTCCCGGGTCGGTCTCGCGTCCTTCGGTCGCCCGCGGCTCGAATTCAGCGCACGTCTCGGCGAAGTCTTCCCAGACGACACGACTGCCGCCCTGATCGTCGGCTTCGCCAGCATGAGCATGCTCGTCGCGCTCGTCGCGCAGATCATGCTGTTCCGCCAGCGTCGACGAGCCGGATCGAAAGCACCCCTGCTCCTGCTCGCGGTCACCGCGGTGACGCTCCTGCTCATCGTCAACCCCATCAGCAGCGCGCGCTACGCAGTCGGCACGGTCTACCTCGCGTTTCTAGCCGCCGCCGGAATCTGGGGAACCCTCCGCCGCTACCGAACCATCAGCGTCCTCACCCTCGGCGCCCTGTTCTTCCTGTTCCCCATCGCGTCCACCTTCCGCAACAGCCTCGACGCGAAGGTCTCCCTGCAGAACCCCCTCGAGTCCCTCCTGTCCGGCGACTTCGACAGCTTCGACCAGATCAACAACGCCGTCTACTTCGTCGCCGTCCGCGGCATCACCTGGGGTGACCAACTCCTCGGAGTCATCTTCTTCTGGGTGCCGCGGTCCATCTGGCCCGACAAGGCGATCGACACCGGCGTCCTGCTCGCCCAGTTCCGCGGGTACAGCTTTCAGAACCTCTCCGCACCACTGTGGGCCGAGTTCTTCATCAACGGCGGGTGGCCGCTCCTCATCCTCGGCATGATCCTCGTCGGCTTCGGCGCTCGACGGTGGGATGCTCGGCTCGACGCCCAGATCCTCGCGACGGGGACCCCGACGCTGCTGGGGAGCATCGTCCCGTTCTACTTCCTCATCATGCTGCGCGGGTCACTATTGCAGGCCATGGCGTCGCTGGGCGTCATCCTCCTGCTCAACTGGTTCCTGACGTTTAAGAGCTCCGCTCCAGCAACGGGGAAAAGCCCCTCGGGAGTCTCCCAGAGGAGCCTCTCGAGGGGCTGA
- a CDS encoding SGNH/GDSL hydrolase family protein, whose protein sequence is MAVDYKRIRVRRGTLGDFIAAGFIPEDGEPIAIIGADGKSSGYKIGNGVDAVDKLPALSKGDAGPQGNPGVKGDPGGAFTYASPGIYSAAGAVSIPALTGNSLEYLQQQRARALQSWWFALANRDYAPAVARFGPGDSITEGQGATTRDRRWVQRAQMLLRRHFPTTALGSGGGVGWIDPWQMANSFGQPATVGGNLPANPGGGGSYTDTGFGLSRRTYILKASTDTWTITVKGTSVDIHGVQVNGATATITVDGGTPQTISFGGSGVSDGKVIRVTLGASGGHTITLAGASGSFYFSGIYVNDGDENQGVHTYGNGYYGQSTTFFANLDAPKPIAAIQPSLFVIALSINDYAANASAATAKQNLQKIIAACKANVTTPPSFVLMPYWLRTGTFTGDAWSAFVAAQYEIAAADPSVCVLDLNARMPAANGPAANPYYTDGIHPTDMSHAFIADQLVRFLSPM, encoded by the coding sequence ATGGCCGTCGACTACAAGCGGATCCGGGTGCGGCGCGGAACCCTGGGCGACTTCATTGCCGCGGGGTTCATCCCCGAAGATGGTGAACCTATCGCGATCATCGGCGCGGACGGGAAGTCGAGCGGGTACAAGATCGGCAACGGTGTCGACGCTGTCGACAAGCTGCCAGCGCTCAGCAAGGGTGACGCCGGACCTCAGGGGAACCCAGGCGTGAAGGGCGACCCGGGCGGGGCTTTCACCTACGCGTCCCCAGGCATCTACAGCGCAGCGGGTGCCGTCAGCATCCCCGCCCTGACTGGCAACAGCCTCGAGTACCTGCAGCAGCAGCGCGCCCGAGCTCTGCAGTCCTGGTGGTTCGCACTCGCGAACCGCGACTACGCCCCGGCCGTTGCACGCTTCGGCCCCGGTGACAGCATCACCGAGGGGCAGGGTGCGACGACTCGTGATCGCCGCTGGGTGCAGCGAGCGCAGATGCTGCTCCGTCGTCACTTCCCGACGACCGCGCTCGGCAGCGGAGGCGGTGTCGGTTGGATCGACCCGTGGCAGATGGCGAACTCGTTCGGTCAGCCGGCCACCGTCGGCGGGAACCTTCCGGCTAATCCGGGAGGCGGCGGCAGTTACACGGACACTGGATTCGGCCTGAGCCGCCGCACGTACATCCTGAAGGCGTCGACCGACACGTGGACGATCACCGTCAAGGGCACGAGCGTCGACATCCACGGTGTGCAGGTCAACGGGGCCACCGCGACCATCACCGTCGACGGCGGGACACCGCAGACGATCTCGTTCGGCGGAAGCGGGGTGTCCGACGGGAAGGTCATTCGAGTCACCCTCGGGGCGTCCGGCGGTCACACGATCACTCTCGCTGGGGCGTCCGGGAGCTTTTACTTCTCGGGCATCTACGTCAACGACGGCGACGAGAACCAGGGCGTGCACACGTACGGCAACGGCTACTACGGGCAGTCGACCACGTTCTTCGCCAACCTGGACGCTCCGAAGCCGATTGCTGCGATCCAGCCGAGCTTGTTCGTCATCGCGCTCTCGATCAACGACTACGCGGCGAACGCGTCAGCGGCCACGGCGAAGCAGAACCTGCAGAAGATCATCGCCGCCTGCAAGGCGAACGTCACCACACCGCCGTCGTTCGTGCTCATGCCGTACTGGCTCCGCACCGGCACCTTCACCGGCGACGCCTGGTCAGCGTTCGTCGCCGCTCAGTACGAGATCGCAGCGGCCGACCCATCGGTGTGCGTCCTCGATCTGAACGCCCGCATGCCCGCCGCCAATGGGCCCGCAGCGAACCCGTACTACACGGACGGCATCCACCCCACGGACATGTCGCATGCGTTCATCGCTGACCAGCTCGTCCGGTTCCTCAGCCCCATGTGA
- a CDS encoding putative phage holin gives MDVWLNTWATAPATVAGVFALLTALLYGLGSPWYRSVLGTVFFGLFVGSVPVFALVLVRRIVATIASGGPQTSGDGLGALAFAVYTFVAVVWVLVFFTVVRERRHTPTPTPPIERRHDSRAAAHD, from the coding sequence ATGGACGTCTGGCTGAACACGTGGGCGACGGCCCCGGCGACCGTGGCGGGCGTCTTCGCGCTCCTCACGGCGCTGCTGTACGGGCTGGGTTCGCCCTGGTACCGGTCGGTTCTCGGGACGGTGTTCTTCGGCCTGTTCGTCGGTTCCGTGCCGGTGTTCGCCCTGGTGCTGGTGCGGCGCATCGTCGCGACCATCGCGTCCGGCGGCCCGCAGACGTCCGGAGACGGGCTGGGTGCGCTCGCGTTCGCCGTGTACACGTTCGTCGCCGTCGTCTGGGTGCTGGTGTTCTTCACCGTCGTCCGTGAGCGCCGGCACACTCCGACCCCAACGCCGCCGATCGAGCGGCGTCACGACTCCCGCGCTGCGGCGCACGACTGA